In Aerococcus loyolae, a genomic segment contains:
- a CDS encoding MetQ/NlpA family ABC transporter substrate-binding protein, with the protein MKKWQKVLVTSALSILALAGCGSNSGSGSEGKQETTVKLGVVGDDTRDWDTVQERLKGEGINLEYVKFSDYNQPNKALEEGEVDLNAFQHQVFLDKFNEQFGTDLVSIGNTVVAPLGIYSHKIKDLSELQDGATVSIPNDVTNGGRAIILLESAGLIEVDDAAGITPTVDDITSNPKKLKIEEMDAAQTPRTLNDVDIALINSGYAVDAGLAPQDAIFKEPVDERSKPYVNIVVARQEDKDNPTYKKVVETYQTDETEQVIKDKSNGANVAAWKLFGRN; encoded by the coding sequence ATGAAGAAATGGCAAAAAGTATTAGTAACAAGTGCATTAAGTATTCTTGCTTTGGCAGGTTGTGGGTCTAATAGTGGTAGTGGCAGTGAAGGCAAGCAGGAAACCACAGTCAAACTCGGTGTAGTTGGAGATGATACTCGCGACTGGGATACTGTCCAAGAACGTCTCAAAGGTGAGGGAATTAACTTGGAATACGTCAAATTCTCTGACTACAACCAACCTAATAAGGCCTTGGAAGAGGGAGAAGTTGACCTCAATGCCTTCCAACACCAAGTCTTCTTAGATAAATTCAATGAACAATTCGGCACGGACTTAGTCTCCATTGGAAATACCGTAGTGGCACCATTAGGGATTTACTCCCATAAGATTAAGGACCTGTCAGAATTACAAGACGGGGCCACCGTGTCGATTCCTAACGACGTGACCAATGGTGGTCGGGCCATTATCCTCTTAGAGTCTGCTGGCCTCATTGAAGTGGATGACGCCGCTGGAATTACCCCAACAGTGGACGACATTACTTCAAATCCTAAAAAGCTAAAGATTGAAGAAATGGATGCTGCCCAAACCCCACGGACCTTAAATGATGTGGATATTGCTCTCATTAACAGTGGTTATGCTGTGGATGCCGGCTTAGCACCGCAAGACGCTATTTTCAAAGAACCGGTCGATGAACGGTCTAAACCTTATGTGAATATTGTGGTCGCTCGTCAAGAAGATAAGGATAACCCAACCTATAAGAAGGTAGTTGAAACCTACCAAACTGACGAAACCGAACAAGTCATTAAAGATAAATCCAACGGGGCCAATGTTGCTGCTTGGAAACTATTTGGCCGCAACTAG
- a CDS encoding threonine/serine exporter family protein, with the protein MAAISEEQNHLLLSTCLLAGKIMMESGSESYRVEDTMQRIAQNSHRFDTASYVTNTAVFMSLNKHSDMQMVLVKKTSTDLAKIDDTNQLSRSYAEGKLNLEELYQALQAVDKQEKTFPFSVQLLAAGAASAAFMLMIDSTNYWDIGFAFAIAIIGFAISEYCKVEFEITFLSDFFATTVIGFLALSLNRLGLVNNLDSLITGCIMPLLPGLAITGALRDLFARQLISGMVQAVNAILIAIVLGVGIALTLQWLG; encoded by the coding sequence ATGGCAGCCATCAGCGAAGAACAAAACCACTTACTCTTATCTACCTGTTTACTAGCCGGGAAGATCATGATGGAATCAGGTTCCGAATCCTACCGGGTCGAAGATACTATGCAGCGGATCGCCCAAAACAGCCACCGTTTTGACACCGCCTCCTATGTCACCAACACGGCCGTCTTTATGAGCTTAAATAAGCACTCCGACATGCAAATGGTCCTAGTCAAAAAGACCTCCACCGACTTAGCCAAAATTGATGACACCAACCAACTTTCCCGCTCTTACGCCGAAGGAAAACTCAACCTGGAAGAACTCTATCAGGCGCTCCAGGCTGTTGATAAGCAAGAAAAAACCTTCCCCTTTAGTGTGCAATTGTTAGCTGCGGGAGCCGCCAGTGCCGCCTTTATGCTAATGATTGACTCAACCAACTACTGGGATATTGGTTTTGCCTTCGCTATTGCCATCATTGGTTTTGCTATTTCCGAGTACTGCAAGGTAGAATTTGAAATTACCTTCCTCAGTGACTTTTTTGCGACTACCGTCATCGGCTTTTTAGCCTTGTCCCTAAACCGCCTAGGTCTGGTCAATAACCTGGACTCCTTGATCACGGGCTGTATCATGCCCCTCCTCCCTGGACTGGCCATCACTGGCGCCCTACGTGATCTTTTTGCTCGGCAGTTAATTTCAGGTATGGTTCAAGCGGTTAACGCCATCTTAATTGCCATCGTGCTCGGTGTCGGTATTGCCCTCACCTTGCAATGGTTAGGTTAG
- a CDS encoding M20 family metallopeptidase, with amino-acid sequence MTTTDKKALQETIKNYVKDNLATYQDNALKIHANPETSNHEYYAQEVLTDQLEKEGFTVKKDVADHPTGFDARYRSEKEGPTLVYLAEFDALPDIGHGCGHNLFGNYSSLAAAALKQVVDQVGGEIRVYGTPGEEGGENGSAKESFVREGFLDDVDAALCVHPGGDTSPSGHLYANDPVDIEFFGKSAHATANPEDGISALEPLILTFNGIDALRLHLHDDVSIHGVILDGGKAANVIPDYCRGRFYIRAYNRHTLDQVRERVQKIAEGAAHATGAQLKFGLFQNKVDDMIITPSFDEIFFSHADEVGLDLDTVKEPDSQAHGSSDVGNISYVVPTIQPFLAISEEPVPGHSTELVAAAKSAKGLDSIRIAATLLALTGLDLILDPDKLAQIKEDHQAALAKGN; translated from the coding sequence ATGACCACTACCGATAAAAAAGCCCTACAAGAAACTATTAAGAACTATGTCAAAGACAATTTAGCCACTTACCAAGACAACGCCCTAAAAATCCACGCCAACCCGGAAACCAGTAACCATGAATACTATGCTCAAGAAGTCTTGACCGACCAGCTGGAAAAGGAAGGTTTTACGGTGAAAAAGGACGTCGCTGACCATCCTACGGGTTTTGATGCCCGTTATAGGAGTGAAAAGGAAGGGCCGACTCTGGTTTACTTGGCTGAATTCGATGCCTTACCTGATATTGGCCATGGCTGTGGCCATAATCTATTTGGTAATTATTCCAGCCTGGCCGCTGCGGCCTTGAAGCAAGTCGTTGACCAGGTCGGTGGCGAGATTCGAGTCTACGGGACTCCTGGTGAAGAAGGTGGGGAGAACGGTTCAGCCAAGGAAAGCTTTGTCCGCGAAGGTTTCTTGGATGATGTCGATGCGGCTCTCTGTGTGCATCCCGGTGGAGACACCAGTCCTAGTGGCCACTTATACGCTAATGATCCTGTCGATATTGAATTCTTTGGCAAGTCAGCTCACGCTACCGCTAACCCAGAGGACGGGATCTCAGCCTTGGAACCATTGATCCTTACCTTTAATGGGATCGATGCCTTACGCCTCCACCTCCACGATGATGTCAGCATCCACGGCGTGATCCTTGACGGCGGCAAGGCGGCTAATGTGATTCCGGATTACTGCCGGGGACGTTTCTATATTCGCGCTTATAACCGTCATACCCTGGACCAGGTCAGAGAGAGAGTCCAAAAAATTGCTGAAGGCGCCGCCCATGCGACCGGTGCCCAATTGAAGTTTGGCCTCTTCCAAAATAAGGTCGATGACATGATCATAACGCCTTCCTTTGATGAAATTTTCTTCAGTCATGCTGACGAAGTGGGCTTGGACTTGGATACGGTTAAGGAACCCGATAGCCAAGCCCATGGGTCATCCGATGTAGGCAATATTTCTTATGTAGTACCGACCATCCAACCCTTCCTAGCCATTTCTGAAGAGCCCGTACCGGGTCACTCAACAGAATTAGTGGCTGCAGCGAAGTCGGCCAAGGGGCTCGATTCCATCCGCATTGCTGCTACTTTACTGGCCTTAACTGGTTTAGATTTAATTCTTGACCCCGATAAATTAGCTCAAATAAAAGAAGACCACCAAGCAGCCCTAGCCAAGGGCAACTAG
- a CDS encoding Y-family DNA polymerase: MKRYYYDFDYSKEPKHDVLCIDMKSFFASVECVARQLDPLTAELVVMSRGEANGGLVLAATPRVKAKYGLKTGSRLFEFPGYHNIQIVPPNMSQYIEINLDINEIFLNYVAPEDLHIYSIDESFLDVSYSHKLFGSNETIAQKIQADVYQAFGITATVGIGDNPLLAKLCLDNSAKKTPPYIDYWSYESIPETVWKIDPLRDFWGIAKGLERRLNQLGIYTVEDLAHADVYLLQKRLGIIGVELFEHANGIDHSIIRDKYVPSSRSFGKSQILQRDYTDPGQVAIIIREMGNDIAARLRQHHLLAGQVSLSVGYSHEVVDRGFRHQIPIDPTDRPEALNAAWVELFRLYYEDGQPIRQIALSASKFQEKVGIQLSLFEDPDRTLQKERLYDTMQKIHDHYGPSSLFYANSLVEGATGLERNKLIGGHQA; this comes from the coding sequence ATGAAACGCTACTATTATGATTTTGATTATAGTAAAGAACCCAAACACGATGTTCTATGCATCGATATGAAGTCTTTTTTCGCTAGTGTGGAATGCGTGGCCCGGCAACTGGACCCCTTGACAGCAGAATTGGTCGTCATGTCACGGGGAGAAGCCAATGGCGGCCTGGTCCTCGCTGCTACGCCAAGAGTCAAAGCCAAGTATGGCTTGAAAACTGGATCGCGGCTCTTCGAGTTTCCCGGCTACCACAATATTCAAATTGTCCCTCCCAATATGAGCCAATACATTGAGATTAATCTCGATATTAATGAGATTTTTTTGAACTATGTTGCCCCAGAAGACCTCCATATTTATAGTATTGATGAGAGTTTCTTGGATGTGTCTTACAGTCACAAGTTATTTGGCAGTAATGAAACCATTGCCCAAAAAATCCAAGCCGATGTCTACCAGGCCTTTGGGATTACTGCCACGGTAGGGATTGGTGATAACCCGCTCTTGGCTAAACTGTGTCTGGACAACTCGGCCAAGAAGACCCCGCCCTATATTGATTATTGGTCCTATGAATCGATCCCCGAGACGGTTTGGAAGATTGACCCGTTAAGGGATTTCTGGGGGATTGCCAAGGGCTTAGAGCGGCGGCTCAACCAATTAGGCATCTATACCGTGGAAGATTTAGCCCATGCCGATGTCTATCTCCTCCAAAAGCGGCTAGGAATTATTGGTGTGGAACTTTTTGAACATGCTAACGGGATTGATCACAGTATTATCCGTGACAAATATGTACCTTCCTCACGGTCTTTTGGTAAGAGTCAAATTCTCCAGCGTGATTATACTGACCCGGGCCAAGTGGCGATTATTATTCGCGAGATGGGCAATGATATCGCAGCCCGTTTACGCCAGCACCATTTACTCGCTGGTCAAGTCTCTCTGTCAGTCGGTTATTCCCATGAGGTGGTTGACCGCGGCTTCCGCCATCAAATCCCTATTGATCCTACCGACCGTCCTGAAGCCCTCAATGCCGCCTGGGTGGAACTCTTCCGTTTGTATTATGAGGATGGGCAGCCCATCCGCCAAATCGCCCTCAGTGCTAGTAAATTTCAAGAGAAGGTCGGTATCCAACTTAGTCTCTTTGAAGACCCGGACCGCACCTTGCAGAAAGAACGTCTCTATGACACCATGCAAAAAATTCATGACCACTATGGCCCTAGCTCGCTTTTTTACGCCAACAGTTTGGTGGAAGGAGCGACTGGTTTGGAGCGCAATAAGTTGATTGGCGGCCACCAGGCTTAA
- a CDS encoding NADPH-dependent FMN reductase, producing the protein MTKYGVVLGSIRKNSFSEAIAKGIVKGLPEDAEVTFIETADLPLYSQDYDEAPEQPKEYTRFREEVKAQDAIIFVTPEHNRSVPASLKNAIDLGSRPYGSSVWEGKPALVASQSPAGIGGAIANHTLRQSLVFLDMPVMQQPELYIGNSANFIGENGEITAEDTQEFLANAGKAFAEFAAKFV; encoded by the coding sequence ATGACTAAATATGGTGTTGTTTTAGGTTCAATCCGTAAGAACTCATTTTCAGAAGCGATTGCTAAAGGGATCGTAAAAGGCTTACCTGAAGATGCAGAAGTTACCTTCATTGAAACTGCTGACCTTCCCCTCTATAGCCAAGACTATGACGAAGCGCCAGAACAACCTAAAGAATATACTCGTTTCCGTGAAGAAGTGAAAGCCCAAGACGCTATCATCTTCGTCACCCCAGAACACAACCGTAGCGTTCCTGCTAGCTTGAAGAACGCCATTGACTTAGGTTCTCGTCCATATGGTTCCAGCGTTTGGGAAGGTAAACCAGCACTTGTTGCTTCTCAATCACCAGCAGGTATTGGTGGGGCAATTGCTAACCATACTCTCCGTCAATCCTTAGTCTTCTTAGATATGCCAGTGATGCAACAACCTGAACTCTACATTGGTAACTCCGCAAACTTCATCGGTGAAAACGGCGAAATCACTGCCGAAGATACCCAAGAATTCTTAGCTAACGCTGGTAAAGCTTTCGCTGAATTTGCCGCAAAATTCGTTTAA
- a CDS encoding threonine/serine exporter family protein translates to MFTIIEQFALSFFGTVAFSTIINVPKRALIYCGLTGASGWMTYYFFMSWFGDLIVANFMAAIVIGIIYIYLSRKLRLPVIILNTPAILPLVPGNAAYLFIRYAVQGNYQLSVSYLMDVFKVSGAIVFGFMFVNLAEQQIRRQRQERARRRLKKKAAKEKAEKMKMAKS, encoded by the coding sequence ATGTTTACCATTATTGAACAGTTCGCCCTGTCCTTTTTTGGGACGGTCGCCTTTTCCACCATTATCAATGTGCCTAAGCGAGCTTTGATTTATTGTGGCTTAACGGGAGCCAGTGGTTGGATGACCTACTACTTTTTCATGTCCTGGTTTGGGGACTTAATCGTCGCTAACTTCATGGCCGCTATCGTTATCGGGATTATCTATATTTACCTCTCGCGCAAACTGCGCTTACCGGTGATTATTTTGAATACTCCCGCTATTCTGCCCTTGGTTCCTGGTAATGCAGCCTATCTATTTATTCGTTATGCGGTGCAAGGCAATTATCAGTTAAGTGTCTCCTACCTGATGGACGTTTTCAAGGTATCTGGAGCCATCGTTTTTGGTTTTATGTTTGTTAACCTAGCTGAACAACAAATCCGTCGCCAACGCCAAGAACGAGCTCGCCGGCGTTTAAAGAAAAAAGCGGCCAAAGAAAAGGCCGAAAAAATGAAAATGGCTAAGTCTTAG
- a CDS encoding LPXTG cell wall anchor domain-containing protein: protein MKDTKVLSKISNNLPAYFLSLFSALVVFLLGDGTSVAAGTYYSQSLPQTGAQVTRTALIVGVVLLIVGGFFFFRNRKNKK, encoded by the coding sequence ATGAAAGATACAAAGGTCCTGTCAAAAATAAGTAACAATTTGCCGGCATACTTCTTAAGTCTTTTCAGTGCCTTAGTGGTATTCTTACTAGGTGATGGGACTAGTGTGGCTGCCGGAACCTATTACAGCCAAAGCCTGCCACAAACTGGGGCCCAAGTGACTCGAACAGCCCTAATTGTCGGTGTCGTCTTATTGATCGTGGGCGGATTTTTCTTCTTCCGTAACCGTAAAAATAAGAAATAG
- a CDS encoding DUF975 family protein has protein sequence MDKLALPNRAIRQEEKEITPKSLKFLLADFAIIVILSSAIASITDFTFARFQFSENSIDLVNTLISTLIFALLSYGMTWGLVDAAKNRAPYQALSVFRPFKKNFWHNAWTSLLSQIVNIIVIWLMSLLTAFALLVFASLVFGSDDAWLIVVLVGGGLLIGLIAYWVNISLAMTPILLKEEPEMGAFQVIKTSWGLMRGNRWRYFCLMLSYKWIAYLLIFISLVVSFGVIVSVDTSYGSGLNFLGVVLFFAVSLFIVFVSVYYGLRSKVAAAVFYQARLEQERGIIEGQFN, from the coding sequence ATGGATAAATTAGCGCTTCCTAATCGGGCGATCCGTCAAGAAGAAAAGGAAATTACCCCAAAAAGTCTCAAGTTTTTACTGGCTGACTTTGCTATTATTGTGATTCTTAGTTCTGCCATTGCGTCAATTACTGACTTTACCTTTGCCCGTTTTCAGTTCTCTGAGAATTCCATTGACTTGGTCAACACCTTGATTTCTACCCTGATTTTCGCCCTGCTGAGCTATGGCATGACCTGGGGCTTGGTCGACGCCGCTAAAAACCGTGCGCCCTACCAAGCTTTGAGTGTGTTCCGACCCTTTAAGAAGAATTTCTGGCATAATGCTTGGACTAGCCTATTATCGCAAATCGTCAATATTATTGTGATTTGGCTAATGTCTCTTCTAACAGCCTTTGCCCTCCTCGTTTTTGCCTCTCTAGTCTTTGGCTCTGACGATGCCTGGCTCATTGTTGTCCTAGTGGGTGGGGGACTTTTGATTGGCTTAATTGCTTATTGGGTCAATATTAGCTTAGCCATGACCCCTATCTTGTTGAAAGAAGAACCTGAGATGGGTGCTTTCCAAGTCATCAAGACCAGTTGGGGCTTAATGAGAGGCAACCGCTGGAGATATTTCTGCTTGATGCTTAGCTATAAGTGGATCGCCTACCTGCTCATTTTCATCTCCCTCGTTGTGAGTTTTGGGGTTATCGTCTCTGTCGACACCAGCTATGGTTCAGGACTCAATTTCTTAGGGGTAGTTCTCTTCTTTGCTGTCTCCCTCTTCATCGTGTTCGTTTCCGTTTACTATGGCCTGCGTTCAAAAGTAGCCGCTGCAGTCTTCTACCAAGCCCGTCTCGAACAAGAACGCGGTATTATCGAAGGCCAATTTAACTAA